The segment ATTATCACTAGCTCTCTGCACATCGTAGTAGGTTGCGCCCCAGTTAAAGAAATCCCAATTAACATTGGCGCCGACGTCCCAAGAATCAGAACGGTTTTTATAATTATATCTATTCTTACTTACGGAAGGATCTCCGCCAGCGCTGTTGTAATTGAAATCCGCAGTAAGTTTAGGATAAAAAGAACTTTCGGAAATAGTAACATCTTCTTCTGAAATCTTAATCGCCTTCATAGCAATTCGCAGATCAGGACGATCCTTGTCGGCTTTAACAATACACTGGTCCAGAGTCATCGAAAAAGGCAAATAGGTAAGTTCTCCAGAATAATTAACTTTTTTCTCAAGTGGAAGATTAAGCAACGTATTCAACCTTGCAACCCTTGAAGCAACGGAGTTCGAAGCCTTAAGCATATCCTGCTCAGCTGTGGCAAGTTCAACTTCAGCCTGCAAAACGTCAACCCTAGGTCTTAGTCCCACCTGATAAAAAGCCTGAATAACATCAAGCTGAGATTTAAGTCGTGCAACAGAATCCTGATTACTTTTTACTTCCATCCGTCCTTGCAACAATGTCAAAAATGCTTCCTGAATATTTCTAATCAGAATCAATTCTGCATTATAAAGGCTGGCATCGCTCTGTTCTCTTTGAAGCTTCGTTTTCTGGAACTTCGAAAGCAATTCAAATCCCATGAAAATCGGCTGACTGACATTAATGCCAAGTCCCCATTTATCCTGGTAATCTGTCGGCATATCTCCGGATCTTGGCTGATCACCTGAGTGAGTATATCCGTATTTCAACTTCATTCCTGCCCCGAACTGACCGCGCTGAGATTCAACACTGCTTTCGGAGGCCATGAGCTGCTTGCGCGCTGCGATAATAGTCGGGTTCCGCTTAAGACCCATATTAACGCATTCTTCCAAAGTAAGAGTTAAATCAGCAGTTTCCTCTTCCTTGCTAACAGCCTGCGGAACTTGTTCTGTAGCCTGTTCCATGGAAACGGGAGCTTTAGCTTCCCCGAGTTGACCTTCACCTTGAAGCTGCTGAGCAAAAGAAGCTGTAGCCGCCGCAAGTAAAAAGATTAACGTAAACAAAAGAAAAATGTTGCGTTTCATTCTATCCGTCCTGAGCAATGCGTGTTATTTTTATTTAAAAGACTAAAAAACAAAATCAAACTTTATATAGAGGTTCCTGCCAAGGGAATCAAGAAACATTTTGTAATTAAACACTACGCAATATTTGCGCAATCAGAGATATCACCCTGCAACTTATCAATTGCGTGTTTAAGGGCTGGGATAACGGCCTCCAAGCTCTCTTTAACAGCCTTAGGGCTACCCGGCACATTTATTATAATGGAGTCCCCAAGCGTACCTGCAACCCCTCTGGAAATCATGGAGTGCGGTGTTTTAGTAAGACCGGTTGCAGTTATGGCTCTCTCGAAACCGGGCAATCTCTTTTCAATGACTGCAAGAGTTGCTTCAGGAGAAATATCCCGAGGTCCGACACCTGTCCCCCCCGTAGTGATGATAAGATCAAACCTGCTTGTGTACGCCAGATGCATAAGAAGTGATTTTAAATCTCCATACTCATCCGGAATAAGAAATCCGTGCACAGCAGATACCGGCAAAGAATCACTGATAATTTCTGCGATCAGCGGTCCGCCCTTATCTTCTCTTTGTCCCGCAGCCCCTTTGTCGCTAAGAGTCACATAGGCAACAGAATAACCTATCTTCTCAATTTTTAAATTTAGATTTCCTGTATCAGGAAGAACGTCAAGAACTTCGGCAACCCATGTCTTGGCTCCCGGTACTTGGTCCGCCCATGAAACGGAAATAATCCTGAGCAAATCGCACCCTTCGCTGACCAGTTTCATCCCTGCCCGCAATTTTCGAGCTTCATTTGAAACTTTTATAAAGGGACATCCCTGTGGAAAATTATCACCGCTGCCTAAATAAATACGGCTGCCGACACTCACATTCCCGGCAGAAGAAAAGTCACATTTTACCATAACCATACTCCTTTTAAATACTGCTTTTTATCAGGCCAGCAAGACCGCTAAAATACCGGTAATAAAAATTCCGTCAAAAGTTCCAGCTCCGCCAATTGAGACAACAGGAGCATCAAGAACTTTTCTAGTTGCAGGAGTTGCTAAATGAAGCAGATCCGCTCCGATCAAAGTTCCCAGACTACCGGCAACGTAGGCTGCAACAGGAGCAACATCTCCCGGAACAAAAATAAGAGCTGCCAGAGCCGTTATTATAGGGGGAATGAGAACCGGAATACCAATCCCTACTCCCGGAACAGGGCGCGCTAAAGCATAAGTAGCCGCACTTACGATTATAATACAGAGAAGAATAGGAAGATTAAACCCGAAACGGGCCAGCAACGTAAGTGACAACAGTACCGGTATTACACATCCGCCAAGATTGACTGCCACGGTTTGGTGAACCAGCGACTTCCCTTGTAGAGGCTCCTCAACAGGAGCTTGCGGATTCAATATTCTAAATTTTCTGACAAATACATCAGGGACCAATCTTTCAGATCGAAAAACAGGGATATTCACTCCACTGCCAAGCAAGGTGGCAATCAAAAGAGTAAACCCTTGCCCCGGTGTAAGTCCTAATTTTGAAAAGGCGACTGTTATAAGGCCAACCTGTACAAATATAAACAAAAAGAATATGAGAATAAAAAAAAGAGCGCCTAAAAACATCACTGTAGGTAGAGAAAATAAAGGACCGCGCATCTTGATAAAAACTCCTTTGTTGCAAAGACTGATTGAAATGCGTTATTTAAAGCTATTGAAGCAGACACTTCAAGATATTATTGATAAATTAAGTAAGTTTCGTTCAAAAAAGATCAGGAGGGTTTCAGTATTATGAAAGGTATTATCCTAGCGGGCGGCTCAGGTACACGGCTTTATCCTTTGACCCGCGTAGTAAGCAAACAGCTCCTGCCTGTTTATGACAAACCCATGATCTACTACCCGCTGTCTATACATATGATGTCGGGAATACGAGACATTCTTATAATTTCCACCCCAGAAGATCTACATAGATTTGAAGATCTACTCGGCAACGGGTCTAGACTTGGTATCAACATATCTTACAAAGTCCAACCAAAACCGGAAGGTCTTGCTCAAGCATTCATAATCGGTGAAGAATTTATAGGGAAAGACAGCGTAAGCCTGATACTTGGAGACAATATCTTCTACGGGCACGACCTCCCGCATATACTGCAAAAAGCGTCGAAATTAAAAAAAGGCGGAACTATCTTTGCTTATGCGGTAAAAGATCCGAGACGCTACGGTGTCGTCGAATTTGATAAGAAGCAATCTGTAATCAGTATTGAAGAAAAACCGGAAAACCCTAAATCAAAATTTGCGGTTACCGGACTTTATTTCTATGACAACTCCGTCATTGAAATTGCTAAAAAGATAGCCCCCTCACATCGCGGAGAACTTGAAATAACAGATATTAATAAAGAATATTTGAAACAAGATCTGCTTAATGTTGAACTGCTTGGACGCGGTTACGCATGGCTGGACATGGGAACGCACGCGTCTCTGCTTAGAGCCGCAGCATACGTTGAAGCAATTCAGGAAAGACAAGGATTTCTTTTAGCCTGCCTAGAAGAAATCGCTTTCGGAATGGGATACATTGGAGCCGAAGAACTTAAAGCTCTGGCCGCAGATATGCTGAAAAATGATTACGGAAAATACCTTATGGATGTATATAATGAAGCTAAGGAGAAAGGCATTGCGTAACTTTTTTATAATATTAATTTTAGCATCAATTATTTGCATTCCTATTTCTGCAAAATGCAACGATTCAGGTACATCACAAAAAACCAACCTGACTCAATACTTCAGAAATTTGTCCGAAGTAGAGGCTGCATTGAAAAAAATCGGCGCAAATCTCGACAAGATAGCCGGATCAGACGCTCAGCCCGACCGTGCGTACGCACTGCAGGATTTAGCAAATTTGTGCCAAACAAGCCGAATACAAGTTCATAGTCTGAACTCGCTTTATTCTGTTGTAAATATTGTTAAGCGTGAAAAAGAATTTCAAAGCAAAGAAACAACCGTTCTGAAAGAAAAAAGCGGATATGCATATAACGATTTTCTACGCAGGAAAAATTTCGTTCATGATATAATCGTTAAAGCGAATGATCAAAAACTGAAAGACCTAGCTTATATACTCGAGGCACAATTAAACATCGTTTTAAAACAATTAAAACTGATTAAAAAAGAACTAAAATAAAAAAAGGCGCGATAAACGCGCCTTTTTTTATGAAAAAATAAAGAAAAACAAAGTTCTTCTTTGAAATTTATTTTCTAGTGATGACTCTCATTTTTACCCTGTTCGATTCTATAAAAAGCCATAACAAGAATCCAAGCAAAATAGACAAAGATAAGAGAAACGCCAACAAAGCCAGCTGTACTGCTATGCCCCATATTACTAATCAATTCACCAACCATTGCATGTACCTCCAATTATTAAGCCCAATTAATGACAAAAAAATGTTAGATATTCATCACTGCTATTTATTATAATGTCAAGATCTAGTTTCAGTATAATTATTGACAAACGACAACATACATATAAAATAACTTTAAAATAACCAATTGGTTAATTAGTATTTTTCAAAATACGATAAATTGCTACTATTTATTCAAGTTTTTCTACTGCAGAGGATCCAATGGCAAGCGAAGACAATGAATCCGGAATCGTGGACCGACTAAAGGACAAACTTAACAGAATGCTCGGAAGAAAAGAATCCGAACCATTCGACATTTCCTTTAAAGGTAAAACAGATTCGCCAAGTGCGCGTGCGGCTTTCAGAATACATGTAAATAACATGCAAATAGTCTGTCGCGATCCGAGAGTTAAATGCCGCATCAATGATATCAGTGCAAACGGCATCGGATTTACCAGCTCAAAAGAATTTCCAGTCGGAGAAATAATCGAATCAGTTTTGCTGTGGTCTGGAAAACCTATTCTTAAAGATTTAAAATTAAAAGTTGTCAGACGTAAAGAAAAGCTTGTCGGTTGTGAATTTCACGAATTAGACAAAAATCAAGATAAAGTTGTCAGTAAAATTGTTGTTGCAGCTCAAAAAAGAGCCATTAAATGCACAAAATTGGGCAAAAAAACTGATGATGAAACAGAAAATGAAATCATAAAAGTTGCCAAAAATCAGGCAAAACGCGGATCAAAAAAGACACCTACCAAAAAAATTGAACTTTAATACTTTTTTGTTTTATATGACGAAAAAGAACTATCATTTCAATAGTTGAACAAATCAAAAGGACTTTTTTATGCGCATGGTTATTCTTGATGGATATACGGTCAATCCCGGAGATAATCCTTGGTCTGAGCTGGAAAAACTTGGTGAACTATCCGTATATGATCGCACACCGCAATCAAAAATCCTCGAGCGGTGCATGGATGCGGAAATAATCTTCACCAACAAAAACATCCTCACTGAACAAATAATCAATTCTCTGCCTAACTTAAAATTCATATCAGTTCTGGCCACCGGATATAATACTATAGACATCTCAGCCGCTACTAAAAATGAAATCATTGTTTCAAATGTTCCGGGCTATTCGCCACCGTCAGTAGCACAACATGTTTTCGCTCTCTTGCTAAACTTTTCCAATCAGGTGAGCCTGCACGACAAAGCGGTTAAAAACGGCGAATGGTCTTCTCAGGAAGATTTTTGCTTCTGGAAAGCCCCCTTGTTCGAACTTCAGGGGAAAAAGCTGGGAGTAGTAGGATTCGGTGATATAGGAAGTAAAGTAGCGGCTCTCGCGAATGCATTCGGCATGGAAGTGATTGCCTATGCTCCGCGCCCTAAACAAAAGCCAGACTATTTACCGTTTAAATTTTCAGGGCTTGAAGAACTCATGCGTGAGTCCGATGTAATATCACTTCATTGTCCACTTACAGTTGAAAATGAAAAATTCATCAATCGTTCAATCCTGCAATCAATGAAAAAAAATGCGATTCTCATCAATACAGCTCGTGGACAGCTTATAAATGAGGAAGATCTTGCCGAAGCCTTGAAGACTGGAACCATAGGCGGCGCGGCTCTTGATGTTGTGGATAAAGAACCAATACAGCCGAACAATCCATTGCTTGACGCACCGAACATCATCATAACACCCCACATTGCGTGGGCTACGCTCGAAGCGCGCACCAGACTGACAAAAAGCACAGTCAAAAACGTGGAATCCTTTATTAAAGGAAACCCCGTTAACGTAGTAAACAATTTTTAATTCAATACTACTGATCTTCTGTGAATTTTTGAATAGCGCTGATTAAATCAGCTTTTCTAACGGGTTTGGTCATAAAATAATCACATCCGACATCATATGCCTTATCCCGGTTTTCGCACAAAGCATGTGCTGTAACGGCAATAATCGGAGTGCTTGCAAGGCCATTATCATTTTCATAATGACGAATGCTGGTAGTTGCTTGATATCCGTCGGTAAAAGGCATTTCGATATCCATAAGAACCAAGTCGTAACGATTCTTTTTATACATCTCAAAAGCCATTTCACCATTCTCCGCAACATCAATCGAATATGGAAATTTCTTAAGATATAATTGGACTAACAATACATTGTTTTCACAGTCTTCCGCTAACAAAATTTTTAAAACTTTGCCTGATACACTTTTACTGTCGTAAGCTGTGATATTATTTTGATCTGCAGAAAGCATTAATATACCTTTTTAAACGTCAAAAAACAGACAAACTATCCAGAAGTCTGTTCCTCCCATATACCCCGGAGGAATAGATATACCACGTTTACAATATCCACAACCTTTTTATATAAATAATAAGACAAGTCGATTTATTCATAAAATCAAATTATTGTGACATGTTGCGAACTTTTTCAGCAAAACTTTCCAAATCATTCTTGTCACCGTCTTTGTGATCATCAGGATACAACAGAGCGGACATAAAAAAAACACTCCCTATCTCAAGAGCTTTAGAAGCTGAAAGAGAAAAACGGCCCACTCGCTCCTGCACAACTGTTCTTTCCTCAGCACTCAAAGGTTCATCTAAGCTGGCGAAGTTATCAGCAAGAGAGGCAAGAAGTATGGCTTTTTGACGCATAAGTTCTCTATACAGATGTTCATCTTTATCATCGTACAATGCGGAACTTGCGCGTTTTTCAATATCTCTAACTTGTGCAGCCTCAGCATCAAGCCAGTTTGCTATAACTTCGTATGAATTCACAGGCATAACCTCTCCCTTATTTCGATTTTGATTACATACATTAAATATTCTAAAAATCAAAATCAAGTAAGTATAAACTTAAGAGAGTTATTTAAAACAACCCGTTGTAATTACAACGCACCGCATATCTGCCTGTAATTACCGCACTCCTGCTTATTGACGAAAGGACAAGGGCTATTCATAAACCATTTTTTGCGGGGACACCAGAACCTCCCCTTAAAAGGTTCATTGCAACCGTTCGAAGTAAGCTTCTTTCTCCGCTGGTTCCCCATAACAATAAAATCGCCTTCCGTTTGAACTCTCCAGAGTGTCATAATGACCTCCTACTCTTAAATCAGCCTTAAACTGACTGAATCCTCCTGAATTGTGACCTGATTTACAAACATCTTACTAAAATATATTATGCACCAAATATGCCATATTGACACAGTCTGTTATTCTTTCGCTTTACATCTGAAACGAATGATTTTACCCATGACTGTCGACAGTGCGTCATGCGCTATAAAATAAATCCGGTATGAATTATTTCAAATCGCCACCGGTTCAAGGAGTCTGTTTTGCCAATACTTTCCGCCAGTGTCGGACTTACCCGCTATAGAATTGTAGAAGAAGTTGAGGATGATCTGATCAGATCTATTCCGAATCTTTTAGTAAAATACGCTTTTAAAGATATTGACCACACCGCTGAAGAAAGATCTTTCGGCTGGGTGAATATGGATGATATGCTTGATGATAAATGGAGCATTTCTCCTCCTGAAAAAGGACAATATTATACTTTTTCACTTCGGCTCGACACGCGCAGAATTCAACCTGCCGTACTGAAAAAACACTTACAGATAGCCCTTAATCACGAGCTTGAAGAAGCAAAAAAAGAAGGCAAAAATTTCATATCACGTGATAGAAAACGTGAATTAAAAGAGCAGGTAACATTAAAAATACGCGCTCGCAGTCTTCCTATTCCGGCCATTTTCGACGCAGTATGGAACGTGCCTGATAACAGATTGTATTTTGCCTGTTCAAACTCAAAAGTCTTGGACATGTTTGAAGAATACTTCACTGACACCTTCGAACTGACTCTCGAACCGCTGACTCCTTTCTTTCTGGCAATGGATATGCTCGGAGAAGACGCAGCGCAGAAACTTGAATCACTGGACCCAACATACTTCGTAGGCTAGCAGACTGATGAAAAAATGCCATTTGCCGCGTTGCTGCGTAAATATCAAACTTTCACGTATCAGGAATACGTTTCAACCTTGATATTTACTTGCGCCTAACATCTGACGCTTTTTGATCAGCCTGGACAGTACAAAAATAAGGATAATTTTATGGACCTGTTACTTCTTGCAGAAAGGGAAAACACCCTGCTGGGTCAGGACTTCCTGACATGGCTCTGGTATAAAAGTGAAATTCGCGACGGTCTTTTCGAACTCGAAAACGGTGAACGCTTCCTGCTTTTCATGGAACAGCGCATGTCTGTTCAGGGCGGAGAAGGCGAAAATATCGATACTGCCACGGTCAACTCCTCAAGCGGAGATATGACTGAAGTTCTGATGGGGTTGAAAACAGGTAAAAAAGTTACCCGTGCCCAGTTGAGAATGGAAGTTGACGAAAACGCATGGCAAGTGCAAATCAAAGCAGAAGATTTTGCCTTAAGCGGTCTTAAAACCCCAAAAGTCGAAATGAAGGATGAAGAGGGAGATGATCCTGATTCTAAATTCCTTGAAAAAATATTCCTGATCGAAAAAAGTCTTTCTTTGCTGGACTGTGTTTACATGGAGTTCATAAAAATCAGAATTTCCAATAATTGGCAGGATGAAGTCGCAAAATTCCGCCACTGGCTTCGTAACGACGAAGAAAAATAAAAGAGAAAATATAATGGCCCGGATAACATTAGCCGCATTCGGTGACAGCCTGACTGAAGGGTATGGTCTCCCCGCATACAGTTCTTTTCCAGCACAACTGGAAAGAAAACTGCTTGAGGAAGGCTGCAATTTGGAAATTTCTAACTACGGAATTTCCGGCGACACCTCCGCCGACGGCCTGTCACGACTTGTGGATGTTATTGAAAGCAAACCGGATGCTGCCTACATTGAATTCGGAGCAAACGACTGCTTTCAACTTGCCGATCCAGAACAGGTTAAGATTAATATTGTTGCAATGGTTGAAGCCTTTCAGGAAGCACGTATCCCTGTGATCCTGCTAGGCTTCAAGCCCATGAATTTCACCCCTCAATCATATGCTTTAGCTTTCAACTCAATCTTTTCAGATATCGCACAAAAATATAACATTCCTCTTTACGCAAACCTCATGAAAGGAATAGGCGAAAACCCGGAATATTATCAGACTGACGGCATCCACCCTAACAATGAAGGGGTTGCCATAATGACTGAAAACATTTTCCCCCTATTCAAATCCTTCTATGAAGAACTGATTGCTTAATATTGTAATTTTCTTCCAAGAAAGTTATCTTTTTACAAAGAAATGGAGAACTGATGGAAGAAAACACAAATCCAGAACCTCAGGAAAAACCTGCAAAAGCAATTGAGAGACCTTCAATTGCTCTGATTATTGGTTCCGAGGGCATTAAATCTTTCTGTGCATTGCCGTTTATCGAGTACTTGCAAAAAGAAAATATTAAAGTTGATCTCGTAATTGGAGTAAGCGGCGGAGCTCTTCTGGCTGCCTTTCTAGGGGCAGGATATAATCTTACACAAATTCAAGACATTTTCTCTAAAGCAGTAGATCCACGCTTTTTCAGAGAAATTAACCATAAATCCGTCATGGATATAGCTGATATCGGTCAGGGTAAATTTTCAGCAGAATCAGGCATTCTAAAAACAGATTCCCTTCGCAAGACATATGAAACTCTGTTTAAGAATATGGACATTTCTGACCTCAAACCTAAAACCCTGATCACCACCACAGACCTTACCACCGGACTGCCTGTAATCCTTGAAAAAGGAAACCTTGCGCAGGCTATCTATGCAAGCAGCGCTGTGTATCCATTGATGCCCCCTGCAAATATTGACGGCAAAAAATTAATTGACGGAGCATTCTCATCTCCCATGCCGATAATGGAATGTGTGAAACGACACATTGATATCATCATTGCCATATACTTTGATGACGCGTGCAATCCGGAACCTGAAAATTTTATTGAAAGCTACTTTAATTCATCAAGAATTTTCAGAAGATCTATTCTCACCAGCCAATTACCGCTTTCCATCGACATGCACCATCATGAAATAATACCGATTTATATAAGGCACCCTCGCCCAATTGAAATGTGGGAAATCAAGAAGATTACTGAGATTGTCCATGCCGGAAAAGTTGCGCTTACAGCTAAAAAGGGGAATTTTAAAGAGGCTGTTTTTGAGTTTAAAAAGAAAGTTGAACTCAAAAAAGAAGAACTGCAAAGAAAGAAAGAAGATAAAAATAAAACATCAGGAACACTAGGATCTCCAGCTCCTAAAAACGAACCAAAGAATCAAGAAACAGTAAAACGTAAAATCAAGATAGTTAAAAGCAATAAAGAAAGAACAGGAGCGTGATCATGAGAATTCTACTATTGACGATTGCCCTTCTATTTTCATTTTATTCAACTGTTTCAGCACAAGAATTAATATTAGGTACGATTTTCGAAACAAAAGGGGAAAATGCCCTTACCGCGCAGGAGACTATGAACGGAGCTATACTTGCCGTTAAAAAATTCAATGATTCAAACCAAAATTTTAAAATTAAACTTGAGTGCGAATCAAGCACAAACGAACCTCTGGAAATAATTCGAGCCGTCCATAAATTGACTGCAACAAAAGGAATTACGGCCGCAACGGGCATTATTTCAGAAAACGCAGCACTCTCGGCAGCGCCAGTTTTTCAGGCGGCACAACTTCCTTTCCTGTGCACAGGGGCGCAGCTCAGCGGCCTGACCACTCCCGAAACACCTGAAACTTTCACATTGGCTGTGTCAGACAGTAAAATCGGCACAGACTTAGCAAAATACACTTTTGCAACACTTGAAGCTGAAAATATTTTTCTAATCCGATCAGATATGAATGACTCGACAGCAAAACAGGCTGAAAGCTTCTCCGCTAATTTCAAAACAAAAGGCGGAACTATCCTTTCAGAAATGCGCATAACAGAACCGGACCCTGATTTATCATACATCATGAAGGCCATTGAAGCACTAGCACCCCTACCGCAGTCAGACAGCAAAAAGACGGAGGATGCTATGGGGGTCAGCAATTATATAGATGAAGGCGCGGCAATTATTACCCAAAAACGCACGCCTCCTCCTGAAATTCAGGAAATTGAAGCTGTCGTAATTTTCGCTTCGGCAAAAGTCAGCGCTAAATTGCTAAGTCTCATGAAAGAAAAAGAAATGGCTTACAACATTGTCGGCGGAACAAGCTTTGACATGGTAGCCATGAAAAAGCCCATTGCCTCATGGTCTGGAAATATTATTTTTGCATCACAGGCAAGCCTCACCCGTGAAAACAATCTCGTTAAACTATTTGTAAAAGCTTATACGGAGTTATTCGGTGAACAACCGCAAACAGGTTATGCTGCTCTCGGTTTTGACTCTATTCTTCTGCTCGCGCATGCAGCCGGAACAACAGGAAATCCTTCCGTAAACATAAGGACCAACCTTCCAGCTGTTAATAAATTCAAAGGCGTTTCAGGTGAGATATCTTTTAAAAACGGAAGTGTAGAAAAACCACTCTACATTATTCAATCTGACGCAGGGCAAATTTCTTTAGCGGCCGAAATGCAATAATATTTAAACTTATCAAGATTCTTTCAGACTTTTCTGAACAGCCTTTGCAAGAAAGAAAATAACTGCTCCGGCACCGATTAAAACAGCAACCAATTCTAAGTTGACGGTTCCTTTCGTTACCCCTGCCTTAAGCAGATGGCCGCCCGCAGTTAAAAATACCGTTTCAGGTATAAGACAAAATACGCTCATAACCAAAAACGGAATAAACCTCACGCCTGTTACAGACCAAAGATAATTGGCCATTGAATAAGGCACTACAGGCACAATCCGGCTTAAGGCCAATACTTTCAGAGGGTGACTCTTACTGAGCTTTTCCAGATCTATAAAATATGTATTTGAACCGAATTTCTGTAAAATAGTTTTCCTGAAAACAAAACGCCCAAGCAGAAACGCCAATGCAGAACCGGCCCCCATTCCAGCAAGACTCAAGAGCGCTCCTTTAACCGTTCCGAAAAGCACCCCAGCAACAACGGTGAACAAAGTCTGCGGAACAACAAACGCCAGTCCGAACACATTTATCAAAACAAAAATTACCGGAGCAAAATTACCACTGGCTTCGACCCAATTAACAAGAGAACTAAGGTGCCCTTCTCCATATTTTTCAGCTCCAAGAGACAAAACTCCCACCACCAGTACGACTATAACTCCATGCCAAAAAATTCTACTTTTTAACCAATCACGTTTAACCATATTTACCTACTTCACTTGCGGGCTTAAATATCCTAACATCTCGATCCGAACAGAATAGCGGTTACATATTTAATTATCAACATGAGATGCTGTTTTTCAGCAAAACCAAGGAAATATATGCGTTACCAGCTTAAACTTATGGATACTCTTTCAGGAACTGGCTGCTTCGCGGCGTTCCCTGTACCGAACTTAAGTTTTTCAGATGTATTAAATCATCTGGAAGAACACCCATATGACGAATTTATGCATAACCATATGCTCGACATGCTCGGCAAACACCGCACACGCAAAATCGAAAAATTAATCACCGAAATAAAGGGAGATCCTAATAAAAAAGTGCTCGCTGCACTGATTTATGAAGCCTGCCTCACGCACCCGAAGCTGGTTTCATTAAAAGAACAGATTGAAAAAGATTTCGACGCGCAAGAACTTAAAGATATCACTCCGACACTGCACCTTCGCTCTCACCTCTTAGCGGATCAACCATTGCACAATCAATGGACTTTGGTTTTATCTGCAAACATGGAAGAGCACGAAGATCTGCCAAGCCCCGAAGAAACCGGACTCCCTCTTTTATACAAGAACGAAGAACTACCGATTAAAGCATCAATAGACGCCTCCACGGTCAGAGCTTCACTTGAAAAAGAGGGGAAACTACCTCCAGCGAAAGAACGCGCCCCTATAATCGAAGTAACAACTCACGCAATGAAGCAGCTTGAAGCCTTAGATGTTTTCCTTGGCAAGCAAATGCGCCAGAAAGGATGCCTAAGCCCTGCGGCGGTACTTCAACATTGGCAGATTAAAACAAAAACCGATAACGGCTCATTATCAAACTCACTGGATGCAATTCAAACCAGTTACGGTCGCGGTTTCTCTCTTATCGACGCGCAGGTTTCCTGCGCCATGGAAGTTGTAGAAAGAGTAAGCTCCTACGGAAGCATAGGCAAAGCCGGAATTCTTAACAGAGTTGATCCTTATCCAATTGTTAAAGGAACTTACGAAGAGGTATCAAAAGACTGCAACGCTCTTGATCCTTCCACTTTATCTCTGGAATATCCTTACG is part of the Maridesulfovibrio ferrireducens genome and harbors:
- a CDS encoding recombination-associated protein RdgC; this encodes MPILSASVGLTRYRIVEEVEDDLIRSIPNLLVKYAFKDIDHTAEERSFGWVNMDDMLDDKWSISPPEKGQYYTFSLRLDTRRIQPAVLKKHLQIALNHELEEAKKEGKNFISRDRKRELKEQVTLKIRARSLPIPAIFDAVWNVPDNRLYFACSNSKVLDMFEEYFTDTFELTLEPLTPFFLAMDMLGEDAAQKLESLDPTYFVG
- a CDS encoding arylesterase, which translates into the protein MARITLAAFGDSLTEGYGLPAYSSFPAQLERKLLEEGCNLEISNYGISGDTSADGLSRLVDVIESKPDAAYIEFGANDCFQLADPEQVKINIVAMVEAFQEARIPVILLGFKPMNFTPQSYALAFNSIFSDIAQKYNIPLYANLMKGIGENPEYYQTDGIHPNNEGVAIMTENIFPLFKSFYEELIA
- a CDS encoding patatin-like phospholipase family protein is translated as MEENTNPEPQEKPAKAIERPSIALIIGSEGIKSFCALPFIEYLQKENIKVDLVIGVSGGALLAAFLGAGYNLTQIQDIFSKAVDPRFFREINHKSVMDIADIGQGKFSAESGILKTDSLRKTYETLFKNMDISDLKPKTLITTTDLTTGLPVILEKGNLAQAIYASSAVYPLMPPANIDGKKLIDGAFSSPMPIMECVKRHIDIIIAIYFDDACNPEPENFIESYFNSSRIFRRSILTSQLPLSIDMHHHEIIPIYIRHPRPIEMWEIKKITEIVHAGKVALTAKKGNFKEAVFEFKKKVELKKEELQRKKEDKNKTSGTLGSPAPKNEPKNQETVKRKIKIVKSNKERTGA
- a CDS encoding ABC transporter substrate-binding protein; protein product: MRILLLTIALLFSFYSTVSAQELILGTIFETKGENALTAQETMNGAILAVKKFNDSNQNFKIKLECESSTNEPLEIIRAVHKLTATKGITAATGIISENAALSAAPVFQAAQLPFLCTGAQLSGLTTPETPETFTLAVSDSKIGTDLAKYTFATLEAENIFLIRSDMNDSTAKQAESFSANFKTKGGTILSEMRITEPDPDLSYIMKAIEALAPLPQSDSKKTEDAMGVSNYIDEGAAIITQKRTPPPEIQEIEAVVIFASAKVSAKLLSLMKEKEMAYNIVGGTSFDMVAMKKPIASWSGNIIFASQASLTRENNLVKLFVKAYTELFGEQPQTGYAALGFDSILLLAHAAGTTGNPSVNIRTNLPAVNKFKGVSGEISFKNGSVEKPLYIIQSDAGQISLAAEMQ
- a CDS encoding TVP38/TMEM64 family protein, giving the protein MVKRDWLKSRIFWHGVIVVLVVGVLSLGAEKYGEGHLSSLVNWVEASGNFAPVIFVLINVFGLAFVVPQTLFTVVAGVLFGTVKGALLSLAGMGAGSALAFLLGRFVFRKTILQKFGSNTYFIDLEKLSKSHPLKVLALSRIVPVVPYSMANYLWSVTGVRFIPFLVMSVFCLIPETVFLTAGGHLLKAGVTKGTVNLELVAVLIGAGAVIFFLAKAVQKSLKES
- a CDS encoding YcaO-like family protein, producing MRYQLKLMDTLSGTGCFAAFPVPNLSFSDVLNHLEEHPYDEFMHNHMLDMLGKHRTRKIEKLITEIKGDPNKKVLAALIYEACLTHPKLVSLKEQIEKDFDAQELKDITPTLHLRSHLLADQPLHNQWTLVLSANMEEHEDLPSPEETGLPLLYKNEELPIKASIDASTVRASLEKEGKLPPAKERAPIIEVTTHAMKQLEALDVFLGKQMRQKGCLSPAAVLQHWQIKTKTDNGSLSNSLDAIQTSYGRGFSLIDAQVSCAMEVVERVSSYGSIGKAGILNRVDPYPIVKGTYEEVSKDCNALDPSTLSLEYPYEGQSLWWMEADRFNGTEYEQVLIPVQHVFLFCNLDEQNLFSGLSSTGLASGNTFAEAQLSGLLEVLERDSDSTVLFDKEKCFRIESDNAEIKKHLADLEDSGIHVWFQDMTSELGVPCYRAFAVGTRGDINKGGGCNLNGKRALLSALTEVPYPFPGPATSPCPEGLPIRKLEDLPDLSTGSTEGDVMVLETLLTKNNYYPIYVDLTRKDLGIPVTRAIIPGLEIVSDMDKFSRISPRLFKNYLEIKKVL